In Drosophila yakuba strain Tai18E2 chromosome 2R, Prin_Dyak_Tai18E2_2.1, whole genome shotgun sequence, a single genomic region encodes these proteins:
- the LOC6530608 gene encoding serine protease grass, with the protein MENMEIFVLAVLLAACSAIVLGSLGDNFLEQPCGTVPNFKYKIIGGHNAPEATAPWMAMVIGERGFICGGSLIAKRFVLTAAHCVGNVDLKVHLGVLDQEEAKASNEFHVDGMFVHMDSDLGKHDIALLRLAKPVQYADKVSPICVLLDPLFKNLDEHIIKFRTYGWGQTQSSKSSRMLQKTSLFNLRRSECSILFPHMEIDRNHVCAERANASTCSGDSGGPLTAIVTYDHVPTVFQFGVTSYGFEDCSKATVFTNVMAHLDWIVNTVRREGNL; encoded by the exons ATGGAAAACATGGAAATCTTCGTACTGGCCGTGCTTTTGGCTGCCTGTTCAGCAATTGTGCTGGGTTCGCTAGGTGACAACTTTCTGGAGCAACCGTGTGGCACTGTTCCAAATttcaaatacaaaattattggAGGACACAACGCCCCAGAGGCCACCGCTCCCTGGATGGCCATGGTCATTGGGGAAAGGGGTTTCATTTGCGGAGGCTCACTAATCGCAAAAC GCTTCGTACTGACGGCTGCTCATTGTGTGGGCAACGTAGATCT AAAGGTCCACCTTGGCGTACTCGACCAAGAAGAAGCAAAGGCATCAAATGAGTTCCATGTTGATGGAATGTTTGTCCATATGGATAGTGATCTTGGCAAGCACGATATAGCTCTGTTGAGACTGGCCAAGCCAGTGCAATATGCTG ATAAGGTCAGTCCGATCTGCGTGCTGCTGGACCCGCTTTTCAAAAACTTGGATGAGCACATTATCAAGTTCAGAACCTACGGCTGGGGCCAAACCCAATCTAGCAAGTCTAGTCGCATGCTCCAGAAAACATCGCTCTTTAATCTTCGCCGATCCGAGTGCTCGATACTATTTCCGCACATGGAGATCGATCGGAATCATGTCTGTGCGGAACGTGCTAATGCCAGCACTTGTAGTGGCGATTCCGGTGGTCCTCTGACCGCCATCGTTACCTATGACCATGTCCCAACGGTGTTCCAGTTCGGAGTCACCAGCTACGGTTTTGAAGACTGCTCCAAAGCCACTGTCTTTACAAACGTAATGGCCCATTTGGACTGGATCGTTAATACCGTGCGCCGAGAAGGGAATTTGTAA
- the LOC6530609 gene encoding chymotrypsin-like protease CTRL-1 produces MNWQQVGFILALCFYGSRALELLDANCVKKPVGFYEQIYGGQTADIRSHPWMVQILYYGQHFCGGSLISSQFVLTAAHCQMPFGLKVRLGGYYRTTVRKHCSNDNCSPAGAEIAVKEIFVPNLYWDYHNYDIALFQLAVPVIYNAQIRPICVTQSLEEDKLRPFLNYVRTFIVTGWGKTERNQTSETLQLASLYHLDRGYCHQIFDRAIGWPHICAGHSQSSTCTGDSGGPLSAEMTFSEWKRPILFGVVSYGAPNCREVTVFTNVLHYINWIGDVVRRFTPNYNN; encoded by the exons ATGAATTGGCAGCAAGTTGGCTTCATTCTCGCGCTTTGTTTCTACGGATCTCGGGCCCTGGAATTGCTGGATGCGAACTGTGTTAAAAAACCAGTGGGATTCTATGAACAAATATATGGAGGTCAAACTGCTGATATACGGTCGCATCCATGGATGGTACAGATACTTTATTATGGCCAACATTTCTGTGGTGGCTCGCTGATAAGCTCCC AATTTGTTCTGACAGCAGCGCATTGCCAAATGCCATTCGGTTT GAAAGTGCGTTTGGGCGGATATTATAGGACCACGGTTAGAAAGCATTGCTCAAACGACAATTGTTCACCAGCAGGTGCGGAAATCGCTGTGAAGGAGATATTTGTGCCTAATTTGTACTGGGACTATCATAACTATGACATTGCCCTATTTCAGCTGGCCGTGCCGGTAATATATAATG CTCAAATTAGACCGATTTGTGTGACGCAGTCTTTGGAAGAGGACAAACTACGGCCATTTTTGAACTACGTCAGAACGTTTATTGTAACCGGCTGGGGAAAAACGGAAAGAAATCAAACGAGCGAGACACTGCAGTTGGCCAGCTTATACCACCTCGATCGCGGATACTGTCACCAAATCTTCGACCGGGCAATAGGCTGGCCACACATCTGTGCTGGCCACTCGCAATCCTCCACGTGCACCGGAGATTCTGGGGGTCCGTTGAGCGCGGAGATGACCTTTTCGGAATGGAAACGCCCCATTTTGTTCGGAGTAGTCAGTTATGGGGCTCCAAATTGTCGCGAAGTTACCGTTTTCACGAATGTTTTGCATTACATTAACTGGATCGGAGATGTTGTCCGCAGATTCACACCCAACTATAATaactaa
- the LOC6530610 gene encoding chymotrypsin-like protease CTRL-1, which translates to MCINKWRWHLHFQSVRSLLQLHIMEAGVVQLLLLVTLGFLNVHGQPHLLDPQCVTARSERNPGQYRVINGQDADLLANPWMVMVIERGMMKCGGSLITPRYVLTAAHCRSQTKSQLTVRLGEYDVNQPLDCSNYGCIPRPKEINVTRTYVPYQFTDFHKNDIALFRLETPVQYGDNIRSICLLMGDYNWASSILKSTSKFNTTGWGRTDSRTYSAVLQRISLTHLSLSYCAQFFGKSMDHNHICAASSTGFTCQGDSGGPLSARISIGSEIRVVLFGVVSFGLTHCHGPLSTRT; encoded by the exons ATGTGCATTAATAAATGGCGTTGGCACTTGCATTTTCAGTCAGTTCGTTCGTTATTACAGCTGCACATAATGGAAGCTGGAGTTGTGCAGCTCCTGCTTTTAGTAACCCTGGGTTTCCTAAACGTTCATGGCCAGCCACATTTACTGGATCCTCAGTGCGTTACAGCCAGATCTGAGAGAAATCCGGGACAGTATCGTGTGATCAATGGCCAGGATGCAGACTTATTAGCCAATCCCtggatggtgatggtgatcGAGCGCGGGATGATGAAGTGCGGGGGGTCACTCATCACGCCAC GATACGTTCTGACGGCTGCGCATTGCAGAAGCCAAACCAAAAGTCAATT AACAGTGCGCTTGGGTGAGTATGACGTGAATCAGCCTCTCGATTGCTCCAACTATGGCTGCATTCCGCGGCCCAAGGAGATCAATGTGACCAGAACTTATGTGCCCTATCAATTCACCGACTTCCATAAAAATGACATAGCTCTGTTCAGACTAGAGACCCCGGTGCAGTATGGAG ATAACATTAGATCGATCTGTTTGCTAATGGGCGACTATAACTGGGCGTCGAGCATACTGAAAAGTACAAGCAAGTTCAACACGACTGGATGGGGTCGCACGGACTCCCGCACCTACAGTGCAGTCCTGCAGCGAATATCCTTGACGCACCTAAGCCTCAGCTACTGCGCACAGTTCTTCGGCAAATCAATGGACCACAACCACATTTGCGCCGCCAGCAGCACGGGTTTCACCTGCCAGGGCGACTCGGGCGGACCGCTATCTGCCAGGATCTCGATTGGGTCAGAGATAAGGGTGGTGCTTTTCGGAGTGGTCAGCTTTGGGCTAACTCACTGCCATGGACCACTGTCTACTCGAACGTGA
- the LOC6530611 gene encoding serine protease grass — MCWILLLGCLFAWHQHASAQFLEPNCGYLSPEALQNKQHQAHISESPWMAYLHNSGQLVCGGSLINPRFILTAAHCISEDQDLTVRLGEFNSLTSVDCNGSVCMPPAEDFQVDLAIRHGDYFKFNRIHDIGILRLAKSVLYQVHIKPICLTTNTTLRSRLERRHRLVATGWGRSPSESANHILKSILVTRLEWSVCSETYRVNRQVGQICVSHESGVACSGDSGGPMGHAVRHNGQVLFVQVGIFSFGNWNCLSPGVFTDVMEHIDWIVGVVNSY; from the exons ATGTGCTGGATTTTGCTGCTGGGTTGCCTTTTTGCGTGGCACCAACACGCGAGTGCACAATTTCTGGAGCCCAACTGCGGTTATCTGTCACCGGAGGCGCTCCAAAATAAGCAGCATCAGGCGCACATATCGGAGAGTCCTTGGATGGCCTACTTGCACAACTCTGGCCAGCTTGTATGTGGCGGCTCCCTCATAAATCCTC GATTCATCCTGACAGCCGCACATTGCATAAGCGAGGATCAAGACTT GACTGTGCGACTCGGCGAGTTCAATAGCTTAACTAGTGTTGACTGCAACGGCTCCGTTTGCATGCCACCTGCAGAAGATTTTCAAGTAGACCTGGCCATCAGGCATGGGGACTACTTCAAATTCAATAGGATCCACGACATTGGAATACTCCGACTGGCAAAGTCTGTGTTGTACCAAG TTCACATCAAACCCATATGCCTGACTACGAATACTACGCTTCGCAGCCGCCTTGAAAGGCGCCACAGGCTGGTGGCCACTGGCTGGGGTCGCAGTCCCTCTGAATCCGCAAACCACATCCTCAAGTCCATTCTAGTGACCAGATTGGAGTGGAGTGTGTGCAGCGAAACGTACAGGGTCAACCGCCAAGTGGGTCAGATCTGCGTGAGTCACGAGTCCGGAGTGGCATGCAGCGGCGACTCCGGAGGACCCATGGGCCACGCGGTTCGCCACAACGGCCAAGTGCTCTTCGTTCAGGTCGGAATCTTCAGCTTTGGCAACTGGAATTGCCTCAGCCCCGGCGTTTTCACAGATGTAATGGAACACATCGATTGGATCGTTGGGGTCGTTAATAGCTATTAA